A window of Coturnix japonica isolate 7356 chromosome 2, Coturnix japonica 2.1, whole genome shotgun sequence contains these coding sequences:
- the ACBD7 gene encoding acyl-CoA-binding domain-containing protein 7: MALQADFDGAAEDVKKLKTRPTDEELKELYGFYKQATVGDINIECPGMLDVKGKAKWEAWNLKRGMSKEDAMTAYISKAKAMIEKYGI; the protein is encoded by the exons ATGGCCCTGCAG GCTGACTTTGATGGGGCTGCAGAAGATGTAAAAAAACTGAAGACAAGACCAACTGATGAAGAACTGAAGGAACTCTATGGATTCTACAAACAAGCTACTGTTGGAGATATTAATATTG aatgTCCAGGAATGTTAGATGTGAAAGGCAAAGCCAAATGGGAGGCGTGGAACCTGAAAAGAG gtATGTCGAAGGAGGATGCCATGACTGCCTatatttctaaagcaaaagcaatgatTGAAAAATATGGGATTTAG